One genomic segment of Candidatus Nitrospira nitrificans includes these proteins:
- a CDS encoding DNA methyltransferase translates to MARQHDSEKYDLSDAEKRDLIKLIEQGKPLPEKYRFLLFADKREVELVWNGKSREVCTAILPFQTLEHIDEPRKEQRDQGELGFDLGGRQIKGWTNKLIWGDNKLILSSLKAGALRRQIEDAGGLKLIYIDPPFDVGADFSMDIEIGGETFHKEPNLLEQIAYRDTWGRGADSFIAMIYERLILMRDLMHEEASIFVHIGPKLAPHARMICDELFSNKNLLGEIIWQRTDPHNDAVNKLGVVTDRILWFGKSDKYYYDSDIERTELSDSAESEYSLLELEDGEVVNYRGNESKKGKRFKLENATWKGNKNRFVWRGASPSSKREWIYDFQGMEAALARGELYLRDQKVGSSRCVKRYLDDVKGIPLQDIWDEVGRMKGGTDYPTQKPDRLVERIINIGSKEGDLVADFFCGSGTTAAVAEKLGRKWIATDLGKFGIHTTRKRLIQVQRELKANGKPFRAFEVLNLGRYERQAYLNVAGRLTGKQKEQALAKKEQEFRELILKAYRAEPLPHTGFFHGKNSGRLVVVGPINLPVGRLFIEEVITECRKRGAARVDVLAFEFEMGLFPAVLDEAKQKGIDLAPKTIPPEVFDKRAVEKGQVRFHDVAYIEVTPRFDKKDKLTLAVELTDFSVYYSQGIAESIAAELKEGKSEVVCESGKLLKISKDKQGVVTRDVLTKKWTDWVDYWAVDFNYESRQEIIKVPRGTGLGGVHGFLPGQEPAQRDLELSADDFEERWTGAYIFENEWQSFRTRQDRDLELKTATHRYDKPGRYIIAVKVIDIFGNDTMTLVPVTVG, encoded by the coding sequence ATGGCACGTCAACACGACAGCGAGAAATACGACCTCTCCGACGCTGAGAAGCGCGACCTGATCAAGCTCATCGAGCAGGGCAAGCCGCTGCCGGAGAAGTATCGCTTCCTCCTCTTCGCCGACAAACGCGAGGTCGAACTCGTCTGGAACGGCAAATCCCGCGAAGTCTGCACCGCCATCCTGCCTTTCCAGACGCTCGAACATATCGACGAGCCGCGGAAGGAACAGCGCGATCAGGGGGAACTCGGCTTCGACCTGGGCGGGCGGCAGATCAAGGGCTGGACCAATAAACTCATCTGGGGCGACAACAAGCTGATTCTCTCGTCCCTCAAGGCCGGGGCGCTCCGCCGCCAGATCGAGGACGCCGGCGGCCTCAAGCTCATCTACATCGACCCGCCCTTCGACGTGGGCGCGGACTTCAGCATGGACATCGAGATTGGCGGCGAGACCTTCCACAAGGAGCCGAACCTCCTCGAACAAATCGCCTATCGCGACACCTGGGGACGCGGCGCGGATTCCTTCATCGCCATGATTTACGAACGGCTCATCCTCATGCGCGATTTGATGCACGAGGAGGCGAGCATCTTTGTTCACATCGGGCCAAAACTTGCGCCGCACGCGAGAATGATCTGTGACGAACTTTTTTCTAACAAAAATTTGCTGGGCGAAATTATTTGGCAGAGAACCGATCCGCACAACGACGCAGTGAATAAACTTGGCGTAGTCACCGACAGAATTCTGTGGTTCGGCAAAAGCGACAAATACTATTACGATTCCGACATCGAACGAACTGAACTCTCGGATTCGGCTGAATCTGAATACTCCCTCCTCGAACTGGAAGATGGCGAAGTTGTGAATTATCGCGGCAACGAATCGAAGAAGGGCAAACGGTTCAAACTTGAGAATGCGACTTGGAAGGGTAACAAGAACCGATTCGTTTGGCGAGGCGCTTCGCCATCGTCGAAGCGCGAATGGATTTACGATTTTCAAGGAATGGAAGCGGCATTGGCTCGTGGTGAACTTTATCTTCGCGACCAGAAAGTTGGATCATCACGATGCGTGAAGCGATATTTGGATGACGTGAAAGGGATTCCCCTTCAGGACATTTGGGATGAAGTTGGGCGGATGAAGGGTGGCACGGATTATCCAACACAGAAGCCAGACCGTCTTGTTGAGCGAATTATCAACATTGGCTCAAAAGAAGGCGATTTGGTCGCCGATTTCTTCTGCGGCAGCGGCACGACCGCTGCCGTGGCGGAAAAGCTCGGGCGGAAATGGATCGCCACGGATCTTGGCAAGTTCGGCATTCACACGACGCGCAAACGGCTGATTCAAGTGCAGCGGGAGTTGAAGGCTAACGGCAAACCCTTCCGCGCGTTCGAGGTGCTGAACCTGGGTCGCTATGAACGTCAGGCCTATCTGAATGTCGCCGGGCGGTTGACGGGCAAACAGAAGGAACAGGCGCTCGCTAAGAAGGAGCAGGAGTTCCGCGAGTTGATTCTGAAAGCCTATCGCGCCGAGCCGTTGCCCCATACGGGTTTCTTTCACGGAAAAAACAGCGGGCGGCTGGTGGTCGTCGGCCCGATCAACTTGCCCGTCGGTCGGCTGTTCATCGAGGAAGTCATCACGGAATGCCGCAAGCGCGGCGCCGCTCGCGTGGACGTGCTGGCGTTCGAGTTCGAGATGGGTCTGTTCCCAGCCGTCTTGGATGAGGCGAAGCAGAAGGGCATCGATCTGGCGCCCAAGACGATCCCGCCGGAAGTGTTCGACAAACGCGCTGTCGAGAAGGGCCAGGTGCGGTTCCACGACGTGGCCTATATCGAAGTCACGCCGCGTTTCGACAAGAAGGACAAGCTGACCTTGGCGGTGGAGCTGACGGACTTTTCCGTCTACTACTCGCAGGGTATTGCCGAATCCATCGCCGCCGAACTGAAGGAAGGCAAGAGCGAGGTCGTCTGTGAATCGGGCAAGTTGCTGAAGATCAGCAAAGACAAGCAGGGTGTCGTCACCCGCGACGTGCTGACTAAAAAATGGACCGACTGGGTGGACTACTGGGCGGTGGACTTCAATTACGAAAGCCGGCAGGAAATCATCAAGGTCCCGCGCGGCACCGGCCTCGGAGGGGTGCATGGCTTTTTGCCAGGGCAAGAGCCGGCGCAACGGGACCTTGAGCTGTCTGCCGACGATTTCGAGGAGCGTTGGACCGGCGCCTACATTTTC
- a CDS encoding HEAT repeat domain-containing protein has protein sequence MVTRHRVAGRYPLRAGLRSISTLACVTGALLLILVTGSLVPASAGPPSTVESKATALFKAGDYPEVIALYRGLPPEATPSNAFLRLSLLSHVRLGRTDEALAIYAKLTQPGQPHDASLLRPLALGVITGHVRDRKEHVRIAAYSALAELGLAETAAILEDGLLDASVVVRARAAEAIGKAGLAAKSGALRRALRDDMPTVRIAAMTALGEAQATDVQQRLLDVARTEDGPEAIFAYAALFKLGHVEKLDDITSAATLPDAETRMAALGVLGRLKRPASLAVLAQAVYDPDPSVRAFAAGALGEFGSPGGVAPLTHAIGDEMAMVRGLAAASLGKLGIKDNRPLLLALTRDSDIHVRAGATEGLIRLGDTSAFTLATELARHPDPSIRGAAAQALSASAEKDALPILHKLLQDQQPLPRLMAAKGLRKSGESAIPILVKGLHDSDEAVRIASANSLLQQLTRSGSSQRHR, from the coding sequence ATGGTAACTCGGCACCGCGTGGCAGGCCGGTATCCTCTGCGCGCCGGCTTGCGATCCATTTCTACACTCGCGTGTGTGACCGGCGCGCTTCTCCTGATTCTCGTCACCGGGTCTCTCGTTCCGGCATCGGCAGGCCCCCCTTCCACGGTCGAATCGAAAGCCACGGCCCTCTTCAAGGCCGGTGACTACCCCGAAGTGATCGCTCTCTACCGGGGTCTTCCACCGGAGGCGACGCCCTCGAACGCATTCCTCCGCCTCTCCCTGCTCAGCCATGTCCGCCTGGGGCGAACGGACGAAGCCTTGGCCATCTATGCGAAATTGACCCAGCCGGGACAACCCCATGATGCGTCGCTGCTCCGTCCGTTGGCACTCGGAGTGATCACCGGCCACGTTCGAGACCGAAAAGAACATGTCCGCATTGCAGCCTACTCGGCCCTCGCGGAATTGGGCCTGGCGGAGACCGCCGCGATTTTGGAGGACGGCTTGCTGGACGCCTCGGTGGTCGTGCGCGCGCGCGCCGCCGAGGCGATCGGAAAAGCCGGACTCGCGGCAAAGTCCGGCGCTCTGCGCCGCGCGTTGCGGGATGACATGCCGACCGTCCGCATCGCCGCGATGACGGCGCTCGGGGAAGCACAGGCCACCGACGTTCAGCAGCGGTTGCTGGATGTCGCTCGCACTGAGGATGGGCCTGAGGCCATCTTCGCCTACGCCGCGCTGTTCAAGCTGGGACATGTGGAAAAGCTGGACGATATCACCAGCGCCGCGACCCTGCCGGACGCGGAGACGAGAATGGCCGCGCTGGGGGTATTGGGACGCCTCAAACGTCCGGCCAGCCTGGCGGTCCTGGCGCAAGCCGTGTATGATCCCGATCCGTCGGTGCGCGCCTTCGCTGCCGGAGCACTGGGAGAATTTGGTTCCCCTGGCGGCGTGGCTCCACTGACGCATGCCATCGGGGACGAGATGGCGATGGTGCGCGGTCTCGCGGCGGCAAGTCTTGGAAAGCTCGGCATCAAGGACAATCGGCCTTTGCTGCTGGCGCTCACACGAGACTCGGATATCCATGTCCGTGCCGGCGCCACAGAGGGATTGATTCGTTTGGGCGATACCTCCGCCTTCACGCTGGCCACGGAGCTCGCTCGGCATCCCGACCCTTCCATCCGTGGCGCGGCGGCGCAGGCCTTGAGCGCCTCCGCCGAGAAAGACGCACTGCCGATTCTCCACAAGCTCTTACAGGACCAGCAGCCGCTTCCTCGCCTGATGGCCGCCAAGGGATTGCGGAAAAGCGGCGAAAGTGCCATTCCTATCTTGGTCAAGGGGTTGCACGACTCGGACGAGGCCGTGCGTATCGCAAGCGCGAACAGCCTGCTCCAGCAGTTGACTCGGTCGGGCTCGTCACAACGTCACCGCTAA
- a CDS encoding DEAD/DEAH box helicase family protein, with amino-acid sequence MSLHPDFPNSPYEPLIPDQRWFPADEALRSTAYEKLLPPLVAKVREEVFAWRTDRYAGASATSAALLRHWFETEHLIENADGSLSPFRYYFAQREAVETVVWLFEVRRARDKYDLLRFDASGAVSSGMFDEDWPRYVLKMATGAGKTKVLSLLIAWSFFHKLYEADSALSRNFLVIAPNIIVLDRLRADFDGLRIFFNDPILPGNGHEGRNWRDDFQLTLHIQDDVRVVRDIGNLFLTNIHRVFLGEVTDPSLDDDDLRDYFLSPFGPKPIGKTTDSRTDLGEIVREVEELALFNDEAHHIHDPKMAWFKSIQDIHHKMLQKDCRLALQVDVTATPRHNNGAIFVQTVSDYPLVEAIHQNVVKHPVLPDAASRAKLQERKSALFTEKYADYLALGIEEWKKSAAEHQQLGKKAVLFVMVDDTRNCDDVGVHLEKICPELQGGVLVIHTKNNGEISEAASGKKKEELELLRKQSNEIDSWMSPCKAIVSVLMLKEGWDVRNVTVIVGLREYSAESKILPEQTLGRGLRRMYFGTDTKETVSVMGTPAFMEFVESIQTEGVSFEHVPMGGGTTRQDSLIVEVDTENPDKNLDDLDIPLPKLTRRFQRDFKDLDALDPAALGNKQLPLKPFTPEETREIVFKTMLDSEIHHTIQLDGSGPADFRSVVAFFARQLLKDLRLVGGYDVLYGKVKIFMREQLFASSPVNLEDPVVLRNLSEPEVGKVLYDAFKTAINALTIQDSGTTHIEARIRLRETRPFRTEHRPFLAAKKSIFTKTVGESQSGGFELSFAAFLESANDVAAFAKNYLAVGFKLDYVRADGDLSTYTPDFIVRTIDGTVWVVETKGREELDLPQKMARLKLWCADATVAEANGRRYDFVFVDQLGFEKHTPGTFASLASSFTEYKHKS; translated from the coding sequence ATGTCGCTTCACCCTGATTTTCCGAACTCGCCTTACGAGCCCCTCATCCCTGACCAGCGCTGGTTTCCAGCCGACGAAGCGCTGAGAAGCACGGCCTATGAAAAACTGCTGCCGCCGTTGGTTGCCAAAGTGCGGGAGGAAGTCTTTGCCTGGCGAACCGATCGATATGCCGGCGCGTCCGCAACCTCAGCCGCCTTGCTCCGCCATTGGTTTGAAACAGAGCATTTGATCGAAAATGCCGACGGCTCTCTATCGCCGTTCCGCTATTATTTTGCTCAACGCGAGGCGGTGGAAACCGTCGTCTGGCTCTTCGAGGTCCGGCGTGCACGTGACAAGTACGATCTGCTCCGATTCGACGCGTCCGGCGCGGTCTCGTCCGGCATGTTCGACGAAGACTGGCCCCGTTATGTCTTAAAGATGGCAACCGGCGCCGGGAAAACCAAAGTGCTTTCCCTGCTCATTGCTTGGAGCTTCTTTCATAAACTCTACGAAGCAGACTCGGCGCTGTCGCGTAACTTCCTCGTCATCGCGCCGAACATCATTGTGCTCGATCGGTTACGCGCCGACTTCGACGGCCTCAGGATTTTCTTCAACGACCCCATTCTGCCCGGCAACGGCCATGAAGGCCGGAACTGGCGGGACGATTTTCAGCTCACATTGCACATACAGGACGATGTGCGCGTCGTGCGCGACATAGGCAACCTGTTCTTGACCAACATCCACCGCGTCTTCCTTGGCGAGGTGACCGACCCCTCATTGGATGACGACGATCTGCGTGATTACTTCCTCTCGCCCTTCGGCCCCAAGCCGATCGGCAAGACCACCGACAGCCGGACCGATCTCGGCGAAATCGTCCGCGAGGTGGAGGAACTGGCCCTCTTCAACGACGAAGCGCACCATATCCACGACCCGAAGATGGCCTGGTTCAAATCTATCCAGGACATCCATCACAAGATGCTGCAAAAGGATTGCCGCCTCGCCTTGCAGGTCGATGTGACCGCCACGCCGCGCCACAACAACGGAGCCATCTTCGTCCAAACCGTGTCCGATTATCCGCTGGTCGAGGCCATTCATCAGAACGTCGTGAAACATCCGGTGCTGCCGGATGCGGCCAGTCGCGCCAAACTGCAGGAACGCAAGAGCGCCCTCTTCACGGAGAAGTATGCAGACTACCTCGCGCTGGGGATTGAAGAGTGGAAGAAGAGCGCTGCCGAACACCAACAACTCGGCAAAAAAGCCGTGCTCTTCGTCATGGTGGACGACACCCGCAACTGCGACGACGTGGGCGTCCATCTCGAAAAGATCTGCCCCGAACTGCAGGGTGGGGTGCTGGTGATCCACACCAAGAACAACGGCGAAATCTCCGAGGCCGCGTCGGGCAAGAAAAAGGAGGAACTCGAACTGCTCCGCAAGCAGTCGAACGAGATCGATTCCTGGATGTCGCCCTGCAAGGCCATCGTCTCGGTATTGATGCTCAAGGAAGGCTGGGACGTCCGCAACGTGACGGTCATTGTCGGGTTGCGGGAATACAGCGCGGAGAGCAAAATTCTTCCCGAGCAAACCCTCGGGCGCGGCCTGCGCCGGATGTATTTCGGCACTGATACAAAAGAAACCGTCTCGGTCATGGGAACTCCTGCCTTTATGGAGTTCGTCGAATCCATCCAGACTGAGGGCGTCAGTTTCGAGCACGTGCCGATGGGCGGCGGTACGACACGCCAGGACTCGCTCATTGTCGAAGTGGACACAGAGAATCCGGATAAAAATCTCGACGACCTCGACATTCCGCTCCCCAAGCTGACCCGCCGCTTTCAGCGCGACTTCAAAGACCTCGATGCGCTCGACCCCGCGGCCTTGGGCAACAAACAACTGCCCCTCAAACCGTTCACGCCCGAGGAGACCAGGGAAATCGTCTTCAAAACGATGCTCGATTCGGAGATTCATCATACGATTCAACTGGACGGCTCAGGGCCTGCCGACTTCCGCTCCGTCGTGGCGTTCTTTGCGCGCCAATTGCTCAAAGATTTACGGCTCGTTGGCGGCTATGACGTGCTCTATGGGAAAGTGAAAATCTTCATGCGTGAACAGCTGTTCGCCTCGTCACCGGTGAACCTCGAAGACCCGGTAGTGCTCCGCAATCTCTCCGAGCCGGAAGTCGGCAAAGTCCTGTACGACGCGTTCAAGACCGCCATCAATGCGCTGACCATTCAAGACAGCGGCACCACGCACATCGAGGCCCGGATTCGTCTTCGCGAGACGCGCCCCTTCCGTACCGAGCATCGTCCATTCCTCGCGGCAAAGAAATCCATTTTCACCAAAACCGTCGGGGAGTCGCAGTCCGGCGGTTTTGAGCTGTCGTTCGCTGCCTTTCTGGAATCCGCGAACGACGTGGCGGCCTTTGCCAAGAACTACCTGGCAGTCGGCTTCAAGCTCGACTATGTGAGAGCCGACGGCGACCTCTCCACCTATACGCCGGACTTTATCGTCCGCACCATCGACGGCACAGTCTGGGTCGTCGAGACCAAGGGACGAGAGGAGTTGGATCTGCCACAGAAAATGGCGCGGCTCAAGCTGTGGTGTGCCGACGCGACGGTTGCCGAAGCGAACGGACGGCGGTACGACTTCGTCTTCGTGGATCAACTAGGATTTGAGAAACATACGCCGGGCACGTTTGCCTCGCTCGCATCGAGCTTTACGGAGTACAAACACAAATCATGA
- a CDS encoding HEAT repeat domain-containing protein, protein MEEELKSPQGITPLSRQTGEEPPADEAADQMQAVTSAAEAGATGRDTVALDEEQVKDEIDIQIDLLADPDWVVRREAVITLGEMGDERCVEPLARALRDGDWQVREVAIEAMGQVGSPAVETLLKLLRDWEVRKYAIASLGKIRDERVLDPLVLQLRNDEFKDDAVDALVQLGEPSVGRLVAALRDKDENVRKCAVRALGRIKSGEAIDPLIGMLGDKDWYTRLTAAAALESIGDERGREAIKSLLKDPDMVVKMRVERILAKWKKPPISQAANA, encoded by the coding sequence ATGGAAGAAGAACTGAAGTCCCCCCAGGGTATTACTCCTCTCAGCCGGCAAACCGGTGAGGAGCCGCCCGCGGATGAAGCAGCCGATCAGATGCAGGCTGTCACTTCCGCCGCTGAGGCGGGAGCGACCGGCCGAGACACGGTCGCGCTGGACGAAGAGCAGGTCAAGGACGAGATCGACATTCAGATCGATCTGCTCGCTGATCCTGATTGGGTGGTCCGCCGCGAAGCGGTGATCACGCTGGGCGAGATGGGTGATGAGCGTTGTGTCGAACCGCTGGCCCGCGCGTTACGAGACGGTGATTGGCAGGTTCGAGAGGTCGCCATCGAGGCGATGGGGCAGGTGGGCTCTCCCGCCGTCGAGACACTCCTGAAGCTGCTCCGCGATTGGGAGGTCCGTAAATACGCGATTGCTTCGCTCGGGAAAATCCGCGACGAGCGGGTGCTTGATCCCTTGGTGCTTCAACTTCGGAACGATGAGTTCAAAGATGATGCCGTGGATGCGTTGGTTCAACTGGGGGAGCCGTCCGTCGGGCGGCTGGTCGCTGCTCTTCGTGATAAGGACGAAAATGTTCGCAAGTGCGCCGTCCGCGCCTTGGGGCGGATCAAAAGCGGCGAAGCCATCGATCCGCTCATTGGGATGCTCGGTGATAAAGACTGGTATACGCGGTTGACGGCCGCCGCCGCGTTGGAGTCGATCGGCGACGAACGCGGCCGCGAGGCGATCAAATCGTTGCTTAAAGATCCCGATATGGTGGTGAAGATGCGGGTGGAACGAATTCTTGCGAAGTGGAAGAAGCCCCCGATCTCTCAAGCGGCCAACGCCTGA
- a CDS encoding Fic family protein, translating to MNSFRTVRLSELAIPQRLVTALTDIASARGRQALYGKQTPQVLKALREMALVESVESSNRIEGVTVARDRLRPLVLGRARPTNRSENEIAGYRRALAWIHAKADEIQIAPDTFRKFHRLIHGEVDPRAGEWKDRPNHIVARYSDGTTEIRFKPVEPEDVPKAIEHLCLLYQHVLEQKQVTPILAVSALMLDFLCIHPFADGNGRVSRLLMLLALYQLGYEVGRYISLERLIETTKESYYARLHESSQGWHESQHDVLPFFSYTVDVVNMAYTEFERRAGRESAGPAAKAELVSYAINHMMGEFSVEDVVRQCPGVSRATIRLVMARLRKEGRVEAIGRGPGALWHLKDEKS from the coding sequence ATGAACTCGTTCAGGACTGTCCGACTCTCCGAATTGGCTATTCCGCAGCGGCTGGTCACGGCGCTGACCGACATCGCCTCGGCGCGAGGACGGCAGGCGCTCTACGGCAAGCAAACTCCACAGGTGCTGAAGGCTCTCCGCGAAATGGCGTTGGTGGAAAGTGTCGAATCATCGAACCGTATCGAGGGTGTCACCGTTGCGCGGGATCGCTTGCGACCACTGGTGTTGGGGCGGGCCAGGCCCACGAACCGTTCCGAAAATGAAATAGCCGGTTACCGGAGGGCGCTGGCATGGATTCATGCCAAAGCTGATGAAATTCAGATCGCGCCGGATACGTTCCGGAAATTTCACCGACTGATCCACGGCGAAGTCGATCCGAGGGCGGGGGAATGGAAGGATCGCCCCAACCACATTGTGGCGCGTTATTCAGATGGTACAACGGAGATCCGCTTTAAGCCGGTCGAACCTGAGGATGTTCCCAAGGCAATAGAACATCTCTGCCTCCTGTATCAGCATGTGCTGGAGCAGAAGCAGGTCACGCCGATTCTGGCTGTGAGCGCGCTCATGCTGGATTTCCTGTGTATCCACCCCTTTGCCGACGGAAATGGCCGGGTTTCCCGGTTACTCATGCTGCTTGCGCTGTACCAGCTTGGCTACGAAGTCGGGCGATACATCAGCTTGGAGCGGTTGATCGAAACGACCAAGGAATCCTATTACGCGCGCCTGCATGAAAGCTCTCAAGGCTGGCATGAGAGTCAGCACGACGTGCTTCCGTTTTTCTCGTACACCGTGGATGTGGTCAATATGGCCTACACCGAGTTTGAGCGAAGGGCGGGCCGTGAAAGCGCCGGGCCGGCGGCGAAGGCAGAACTGGTTTCCTATGCGATCAACCACATGATGGGCGAGTTCTCCGTCGAGGATGTGGTCAGGCAGTGTCCGGGAGTGAGTCGCGCGACCATTCGCCTGGTCATGGCCCGGCTGCGGAAAGAGGGTCGGGTTGAAGCCATCGGGCGTGGCCCTGGGGCACTCTGGCATCTGAAAGATGAAAAGAGCTAA
- the glgP gene encoding alpha-glucan family phosphorylase — MDSPNVVNGSLPQTLNRLPELAQNLWWSWTLEARQLFEMIDPTLWFLTHHNPVKLLSDVTPDRLTRLAEDPSFLRQYSAVFRLFDEYLANKKSWVGTHHADLTKSAIAYFSAEFGLHASVPIYSGGLGILAGDHCKEASDIGLPLVGIGFMYPQGYFRQRITPEGWQEAAYAPFNRDESPVHQALTPSGEPCRFAVEMGSRRVTATVWKVLVGRISLFLIDTDVPENSPEDRALSARLYGGDQEMRLCQEILLGIGGVRMLRSLNISPSIWHANEGHSAFLTLERVREFVQKGSSHAEASELVRQSTVFTTHTPVPAGHDVFPHHLMDRYFAGYWEQLGLSRDEFLRLGETPESRGHGFNMTALVMRLSAHVNGVSREHGRVSREMWQHFWPGLPADQVPIRSVTNGIHAPTWISPELHHLYSKSLSPTWTHTCDDPAMWQRVMDVPDHELWAVRQTMKRKLMSFIRERARVGWMHGHLQPSQVLTRGTLLDPEALTIGFARRFATYKRATLLFRDLERLKALLQDRWRPVQLIFAGKAHPADEPGRYFIHEVLNFCHDHKLGGRVAFLENYEMHMAKYLVQGVDIWLNTPRFPMEASGTSGMKAALNGVLNLSVLDGWWVEGYNGANGWGIQPLSEQADAQTQDHHDAEQLYHVLEQEVVPLFYQRDRDGIPRGWLQMVKECIRTIAPQFCTTRMLKDYVGLMYRAATVRQPTTW, encoded by the coding sequence GTGGATTCTCCTAACGTGGTGAACGGTTCTCTCCCGCAAACCCTCAATCGTCTGCCCGAGCTGGCGCAAAATCTCTGGTGGAGCTGGACGTTGGAAGCCCGCCAATTGTTCGAAATGATCGATCCGACCCTGTGGTTTCTCACGCACCATAATCCGGTCAAGCTCCTGTCCGATGTGACGCCGGACCGGCTCACGCGCTTGGCCGAAGACCCGTCGTTTCTCCGCCAATACTCGGCGGTGTTCCGCCTGTTCGACGAATATCTGGCCAACAAGAAAAGTTGGGTCGGGACGCACCATGCGGATTTGACGAAATCGGCGATTGCGTACTTCTCGGCCGAATTCGGCCTCCATGCCTCCGTGCCCATTTATAGCGGCGGTCTCGGAATCTTGGCCGGAGATCATTGTAAGGAGGCGAGCGACATCGGCTTGCCGCTCGTCGGCATCGGATTCATGTACCCGCAAGGATATTTCCGCCAACGGATCACGCCGGAAGGGTGGCAAGAGGCGGCCTACGCCCCGTTCAACCGCGATGAATCCCCGGTTCATCAGGCTCTGACCCCGTCGGGAGAACCCTGTCGGTTTGCCGTCGAGATGGGCAGTCGGCGGGTGACCGCGACTGTTTGGAAAGTGTTGGTGGGAAGAATCTCGCTCTTTCTCATCGATACGGATGTGCCGGAAAACAGCCCGGAGGACCGAGCCCTCTCCGCCCGTCTCTACGGCGGGGATCAAGAAATGCGCCTCTGTCAGGAGATCCTGTTGGGGATCGGCGGCGTGCGCATGTTGCGCTCGCTCAACATCTCGCCGTCGATCTGGCATGCGAACGAAGGGCACTCGGCCTTCCTTACCTTGGAGCGGGTGCGTGAATTCGTTCAAAAGGGGTCGTCCCACGCGGAAGCCTCGGAGCTGGTCCGTCAGAGCACCGTCTTCACCACGCATACCCCCGTGCCGGCCGGACACGATGTCTTCCCGCACCATCTGATGGATCGATACTTTGCCGGCTATTGGGAACAACTCGGCCTCTCGCGGGACGAATTCCTCCGCCTTGGAGAAACTCCGGAGTCGCGCGGACACGGCTTCAACATGACCGCGCTGGTCATGCGCCTCTCGGCGCACGTCAACGGCGTCAGCCGCGAACATGGCCGCGTCTCACGAGAGATGTGGCAACACTTCTGGCCGGGGTTGCCGGCCGACCAAGTCCCCATCCGCAGCGTGACCAACGGCATTCATGCGCCGACATGGATCTCGCCGGAGCTACACCACCTCTACAGCAAGTCGCTCAGCCCGACCTGGACCCATACCTGCGATGATCCGGCCATGTGGCAGCGGGTGATGGATGTGCCGGATCACGAGCTGTGGGCGGTCCGGCAAACGATGAAGCGGAAACTGATGAGTTTTATCCGTGAGCGAGCCAGGGTCGGCTGGATGCATGGGCATCTCCAGCCGTCTCAAGTGCTCACGCGCGGCACGCTCCTGGATCCCGAGGCCTTGACGATCGGGTTTGCCAGGCGGTTCGCGACGTACAAACGAGCGACCTTGCTCTTTCGAGACCTAGAACGGCTGAAGGCGCTCCTCCAAGACCGCTGGCGGCCGGTCCAACTCATCTTCGCCGGCAAGGCCCACCCCGCCGACGAACCAGGGCGATACTTCATTCACGAAGTCCTGAACTTCTGCCACGACCACAAGCTGGGCGGTCGCGTGGCGTTCTTGGAAAACTACGAGATGCATATGGCGAAATATCTCGTTCAGGGCGTCGACATTTGGTTGAATACCCCGCGCTTTCCGATGGAAGCCAGCGGCACCAGCGGCATGAAAGCCGCCCTGAACGGCGTGTTGAACCTCAGCGTCCTCGATGGCTGGTGGGTGGAAGGATATAACGGAGCCAACGGGTGGGGCATCCAGCCGCTCAGCGAACAGGCCGACGCGCAGACGCAGGATCATCATGATGCCGAACAGCTCTATCACGTCTTGGAACAAGAGGTCGTGCCGCTGTTCTACCAGCGTGATCGTGACGGGATTCCGAGGGGCTGGCTTCAAATGGTCAAAGAATGCATCCGTACCATCGCGCCCCAGTTCTGCACCACGCGCATGCTGAAGGACTACGTCGGCCTGATGTACCGCGCCGCCACGGTGCGGCAACCGACGACATGGTAA